A window from Engraulis encrasicolus isolate BLACKSEA-1 chromosome 11, IST_EnEncr_1.0, whole genome shotgun sequence encodes these proteins:
- the dolpp1 gene encoding dolichyldiphosphatase 1: MAAEEQCSAPPRWRPISLTHVEYPADDLTGQVLAYISLLPIAILVGFVTLIVFKRELHTISFFGGLILNEGLNWVLKHILQEPRPCGGAHASLTTEYGMPSSHAQFIWFFVVYFFLFLYLRMHQTNNARCVELLWRHILSIMLLSMALAVSYSRVYLLYHSGRQVLYGGVTGSVVAVVWFFITQELLTPLFPRIAAWPLSEFFLVRDTSLIPNILWFEYTVTRSEARNRQRKLGTKVQ, translated from the exons ATGGCGGCCGAAGAACAGTGCTCGGCACCACCTCGATGGCGGCCAATATCCCTAACTCATGTCGAATATCCTGCTG ACGATCTGACTGGGCAGGTGCTAGCCTATATCAGCCTCCTTCCCATTGCCATCCTGGTTGGCTTTGTGACGCTCATAGTTTTTAAGCGAGAACTACACACA ATCTCCTTCTTTGGGGGATTGATCCTAAATGAGGGGCTTAACTGGGTACTGAAACACATCTTGCAGGAGCCACGTCCTTGTGGAG GTGCCCATGCCAGTCTAACCACAGAATATGGCATGCCATCCAGTCATGCCCAGTTCATCTGGTTTTTTGTTGTTtacttttttctcttcctttattTAAG AATGCACCAGACCAACAATGCAAGATGTGTGGAACTGCTATGGAGACACATCCTGTCAATCATGTTACTGAGCATGGCCTTGGCTGTGTCATACAGCAG GGTATACCTACTGTACCATTCCGGAAGGCAGGTGCTTTACGGAGGCGTGACGGGAAGCGTGGTGGCGGTTGTCTGGTTCTTTATCACCCAGGAGCTGCTGACCCCTCTCTTCCCTAGGATCGCTGCTTG GCCCCTCTCTGAGTTTTTCTTGGTGAGGGACACCAGTcttattccaaatattttatggTTTGAGTACACAGTCACACGCTCTGAGGCTAG AAACAGACAACGGAAACTTGGGACTAAAGTTCAGTGA